A genomic region of Paralichthys olivaceus isolate ysfri-2021 chromosome 18, ASM2471397v2, whole genome shotgun sequence contains the following coding sequences:
- the LOC109644836 gene encoding transmembrane protein 132D — MMATTGNFAEMMLSCALRSLLAVVFAAVEVAECQNVAQDLGTSFTPSPVYPTVNFKVVNVDHVFLRQDNSEASGNSSLKAQTQTFYITSAGGGILQSAVNASYGPLTVDAPIHPDLLLRGRRILPVILGRQVRSSSPVVRILFHMPTESNISAGQKTVGPGEDKGRKSGGVKAKDGAHCVTAYAFWDTREVRGACLVSPGGFCVAQLKPEPAWFSSSSRSGSSSREAGKTEGIKGLQGNLVEVYFQSRRDQTGQCTPQDSLQRVGVGRGRDSGVSGTPMRRIGSVNLLRTPPGNPTFLRLRLGGAVVIQTSSKPVKTTDVATFYVFLASTSTLENFTLRAAMKTGLLFSAARPSDSALWDVLVEPGRGANPSTVSVVCRRKVATTAKRGLLEVLQLDFVVKEASEQMESQTISWRLELPGNLKDVGIIRIYTTRRDYVGLAPLVMNTDILNTAVLTGKAVSVPVKTMAVEADGSITDVTNYTSCRSTEEDVLKVSEGCDFIYVNGKETRGNNKLMLNFTYGFLSAQLEMSVWMPRLPLLIDVADPELSQIKGWRVPVTTGNRRSMWDSEEEEEMRKGRGCMLQYQHSALRVLTPFVAQADGEVMPDSLTGAEPVDYFLGPDWKVDVTKLVRNSLKVADPEVARVQDGVVLQGRAVGSTTVQVLSPVTSSVLAERTIRVVDDKVSVTELGVQLISGLSLSLQLSPGSNRAVVATATTREMITQLKQEAVVSCWVQFSDGAVAPLELFDRSIYSLTVTTPDDRVATVRRTPLSTFVVAQGEGEGRGALVRVELRICEECQKSKRKSKLAVGTGLLRTNFQSSSSRAGGGGGDKEYDVGASEVVGDLKSVTSQRSVTDMDKWLMKSILPDQQDTTQTDTTTSTAVSTRYVQPHVVWIGTTTRAARGTPSTATATTATTTLSTPSLNTALSTAKPATPTVVAIKGEGQRRSYGNMLENPNSTPNKDIAKGEEMPIKERPKPKTPKITESDLIQTIRAMSDLEISMYALVGVSCVAVLAFIVNCASYKLCFRKHKTPIQAGPTPNGDPKDHKHDWVWLASNNHDTQAPGVPAQVSTLKREAHRPLESRHSIDSMGHRNLESTLPTISLPPAVPERTATLGRSRASSQQQQFQGNIMDPMANRSATLLARPHRSEPLHSPTSKRNQVQFTTFTTLDIKHLAALKKNGVDLNWANGQPQQQHVAPAEAQALLPDMPWPVVKPLGEHQ; from the exons ATGATGGCCACAACTGGCAACTTTGCTGAAATGATGCTCAGCTGCGCCCTGAGGTCTCTGCTCgctgttgtgtttgcagctgttgaAG TTGCGGAGTGTCAGAATGTTGCTCAAGACCTCGGAACGTCCTTCACACCATCTCCAGTTTATCCTACCGTCAACTTTAAGGTGGTCAATGTGGACCATGTGTTTTTGAGGCAGGACAATTCAGAGGCATCAGGGAACTCCAGCCTGAAGGCTCAGACTCAGACTTTCTACATCACCAGTGCAGGAGGCGGGATCCTCCAGTCAGCTGTCAATGCTTCATACGGCCCTCTGACCGTGGATGCCCCAATCCATCCAGACTTGCTGCTGCGGGGGCGCAGGATCCTGCCAGTTATTTTGGGCCGCCAGGTTCGTTCCTCTTCTCCTGTTGTGAGGATCCTCTTCCACATGCCGACTGAAAGCAACATCTCTGCTGGGCAGAAGACAGTGGGGCCAGGAGAAGATAAGGGCAGGAAAAGTGGAGGAGTCAAGGCAAAGGATGGAGCTCACTGTGTGACGGCTTACGCCTTCTGGGATACAAGGGAGGTCCGTGGGGCTTGCCTGGTGTCTCCAGGTGGATTCTGTGTGGCACAGCTCAAGCCAGAACCTGCCTGGTTCAGCTCGAGCAGCCGATCAGGAAGCTCGAGCAGGGAAGCTGGAAAGACCGAAGGAATTAAAGGACTTCAGGGGAACCTTGTGGAGGTCTATTTCCAGAGTCGCAGGGATCAGACAGGCCAGTGCACCCCGCAGGATAGCCTGCAACGTGTGGGCgtgggaagaggaagagactCCGGGGTGTCAGGGACGCCCATGAGGCGGATAGGAAGTGTCAATCTGCTCAGAACTCCACCAGGGAACCCCACCTTTCTCCGGCTGAGGCTGGGAGGCGCCGTGGTGATCCAGACTTCTTCCAAGCCTGTGAAAACCACAGATGTGGCAACTTTCTATGTTTTCCTCGCAAGTACTTCAACTCTGGAGAATTTCACACTCAG GGCAGCAATGAAAACGGGTTTGTTGTTCAGCGCAGCGCGGCCCAGCGACTCAGCGCTGTGGGACGTCCTCGTGGAGCCCGGCAGAGGAGCGAACCCCAGCACCGTCTCTGTTGTCTGCCGGAGGAAGGTCGCCACCACTGCAAAGAG gGGTCTTCTGGAGGTTTTACAGCTCGACTTTGTGGTGAAAGAAGCTTCAGAGCAGATGGAGAGTCAGACCATTTCCTGGCGTCTGGAGTTGCCGGGGAACCTGAAGGATGTCGGCATAATTCGGATCTACACAACCCGGAGAGACTACGTGGGGCTGGCACCTCTGGTCATG AACACCGATATCTTGAACACTGCTGTGCTGACGGGTAAAGCGGTGTCAGTCCCGGTGAAAACTATGGCTGTGGAGGCCGACGGCTCCATCACCGATGTGACCAACTACACCAGCTGTAGGTCAACAGAGGAGGACGTACTCAAG GTGTCAGAGGGCTGTGACTTTATATATGTGAATGGGAAAGAGACGAGAGGAAACAACAAGCTGATGCTGAACTTCACTTATGGCTTCTTGAGTGCACAGCTGGAGATGAGCGTCTGGATGCCACGCTTGCCTTTGCTCATTGATGTGGCCGACCCCGAGCTCAGCCAGATCAAAGGCTGGAGGGTCCCTGTTACTACCGGCAACAGGAG gtctATGTGggacagtgaggaagaggaggagatgaggaaagGCCGAGGCTGCATGCTGCAGTACCAGCACTCTGCACTCCGGGTGCTCACGCCCTTCGTGGCTCAAGCTGACGGTGAGGTAATGCCCGACTCGCTAACTGGAGCGGAGCCTGTCGACTACTTCCTGGGTCCTGACTGGAAG GTGGATGTGACCAAACTTGTCCGCAATTCTCTAAAAGTGGCTGACCCTGAGGTGGCCAGGGTGCAGGATGGGGTGGTGCTGCAGGGACGGGCTGTGGGCTCTACGACTGTACAG GTGCTGTCCCCCGTGACGTCATCGGTCCTGGCTGAGAGGACCATCAGGGTGGTGGATGACAAAGTGAGTGTGACGGAGCTGGGAGTGCAGTTGATTTCTGGactctctctgtccctgcagCTCAGCCCCGGGAGCAACAGGGCCGTAGTTGCCACGGCAACCACACGGGAGATGATCACGCAGCTCAAACAG gaAGCGGTGGTGAGCTGCTGGGTTCAGTTCAGCGACGGCGCAGTCGCCCCACTGGAGCTGTTTGACCGTAGCATCTACTCTCTGACAGTCACCACCCCAGACGACAGAGTGGCCACAGTACGCCGCACCCCGCTTTCCACGTTTGTGGTGGCCCAAGGTGAAGGCGAAGGTCGGGGGGCGCTAGTGAGGGTGGAGCTAAGGATCTGCGAGGAATGTCAGAAATCCAAGAGGAAGAGCAAGCTGGCGGTGGGCACCGGGCTCCTCAGGACCAACTTCCAgagtagcagcagcagagcaggcggaggaggtggagataaAGAGTATGATGTTGGTGCATCAGAAGTGGTGGGAGATCTGAAATCAGTGACATCCCAGCGTTCTGTTACAGATATGGATAAGTGGTTGATGAAGAGCATATTACCTGACCAGCAAGACACCACCCAGACAGACACAACCACCTCCACCGCAGTTTCTACAAGATATGTGCAGCCACATGTTGTGTGGATTGGAACAACAACCAGAGCTGCAAGAGGGACTCCGTCTACTGCCACTGCCACAACTGCCACCACAACTTTGAGCACACCAAGCTTAAATACAGCACTGAGCACGGCCAAACCTGCAACACCCACTGTTGTTGCTATTAAAGGTGAAGGGCAGAGGAGGAGCTATGGAAACATGCTTGAAAACCCAAATTCAACACCTAACAAAGACATTGCTAAAGGAGAAGAAATGCCCATTAAAGAGCGTCCCAAACCTAAAACTCCTAAAATAACCGAGAGCGACCTCATTCAGACGATCAGAGCCATGTCAGACTTGGAAATCAGCATGTACGCCTTAGTGGGGGTTTCCTGTGTTGCTGTCCTGGCTTTTATAGTCAATTGTGCTTCATATAAACTCTGCTTCCGTAAGCACAAGACACCTATACAGGCGGGCCCCACCCCCAACGGGGACCCGAAGGACCACAAGCACGACTGGGTGTGGCTGGCGAGCAATAATCATGACACACAGGCCCCGGGTGTCCCAGCTCAAGTGTCGACGCTAAAACGTGAGGCCCACCGCCCTCTGGAGTCCCGTCATTCCATCGACTCCATGGGCCACCGCAACCTGGAGAGCACCCTGCCCACCATCAGCCTTCCCCCCGCTGTTCCCGAACGAACCGCCACCCTGGGCCGCAGCAGGGCcagctcccagcagcagcagtttcaggGAAATATAATGGACCCCATGGCGAACCGTTCTGCGACGTTGTTGGCCCGGCCGCACCGCAGCGAGCCGCTTCATTCCCCCACCAGTAAGAGGAACCAGGTCCAGTTCACCACCTTCACCACGCTGGACATCAAGCACTTGGCTGCGCTAAAGAAAAACGGCGTGGACTTAAACTGGGCCAACGGGCaaccgcagcagcagcacgtgGCCCCCGCAGAGGCTCAGGCACTTTTACCTGACATGCCATGGCCAGTTGTCAAACCCCTCGGAGAGCACCAGtga